Proteins co-encoded in one Cyprinus carpio isolate SPL01 chromosome B5, ASM1834038v1, whole genome shotgun sequence genomic window:
- the spns3 gene encoding protein spinster homolog 3 isoform X2 → MFLAPVFGYLGDRYDRKLIMIAGLIVWIVTTLGSSFVQKTHFWVLVLTRALVGTGEASYSTIAPTIIGDLFTGTKRTLMISFFYIFIPVGSGLGYILGATIANATGDWRWALRVNPVLGGLGLLLLVFLIPNPPRGASDNQSGATMESTSYTEDVKYLLKNRSFVWSSLGVTAMAFVTGALAFWTPTFLSRAQVMQGLSPPCKEEPCKPLDSYIFGAITVVTGIVGVFLGTCISKQLRDRVPNADPLICAVGMLSSSPCFFIAIILAATSIPATYTFIAIGETLLSLNWAILADILLYVVVPTRRATAEALQIMVCHLLGDAGSPYLIGVISDALNKYSPESYSWDFRRLEYSILLCPFIGVLGGLFFLITSLYIKEDRKAAELLASGQAPEPPETSTVSVTF, encoded by the exons ATGTTCTTGGCGCCAGTTTTTGGTTACCTCGGAGATCGCTATGACAGGAAGCTTATCATGATCGCTGGGCTGATTGTGTGGATCGTCACAACATTAGGCAGCTCTTTTGTCCAAAAAACG CACTTCTGGGTTCTGGTGCTGACAAGGGCCTTGGTTGGGACAGGAGAAGCTAGTTACTCCACCATAGCTCCTACTATCATTGGTGACTTGTTCACTGGCACCAAGAGAACACTCATGATCTCCTTCTTCTACATCTTCATACCAGTCGGAAG TGGTCTTGGATATATTTTGGGGGCAACTATAGCTAATGCAACAGGGGATTGGCGCTGGGCCCTGAGG GTCAATCCAGTGCTGGGAGGGCTGGGTCTGCTACTTCTGGTGTTTCTGATTCCTAATCCTCCTCGTGGAGCCTCAGACAACCAAAGTGGAGCAACCATGGAAAGCACCTCTTATACTGAGGACGTCAAGTACCTCCTGAAGAA TCGGAGTTTTGTCTGGTCTTCTCTTGGTGTGACTGCTATGGCTTTTGTCACAGGGGCTCTGGCCTTCTGGACCCCCACCTTCCTCTCTCGTGCACAGGTTATGCAGGGTCTCAGTCCACCATGCAAAGAAGAGCCCTGTAAACCTTTAGACAG TTACATCTTTGGAGCTATCACAGTGGTGACAGGGATTGTTGGAGTGTTTCTGGGCACCTGCATATCAAAGCAGCTGAGAGACAGAGTGCCCAACGCGGACCCTCTCATCTGTGCTGTAGGCATGCTCAGTTCCTCCCCCTGCTTTTTTATTGCCATCATCCTGGCGGCCACCAGCATCCCAGCCACATAC ACATTCATTGCTATTGGAGAGACTTTGCTGTCCCTCAACTGGGCTATTCTGGCAGACATTCTGCTG tatgttgttGTGCCAACTAGAAGAGCAACAGCTGAGGCCTTACAGATTATGGTCTGTCATCTCCTTGGAGATGCAGGAAGTCCATACCTCATTGGTGTG aTCTCAGATGCTTTGAATAAGTACAGTCCAGAATCTTACAGCTGGGATTTCCGTAGACTGGAATATAGCATTCTTCTGTGTCCATTCATTGGGGTCCTGGGAGGCCTGTTTTTCCTAATAACCTCTCTTTATATCAAAGAGGACAGGAAAGCAGCAGAACTGCTGGCTTCAG GACAAGCTCCTGAACCACCAGAGACATCCACAGTCAGTGTGACCTTTTAA
- the spns3 gene encoding protein spinster homolog 3 isoform X1, whose amino-acid sequence MTSNQHRPKTPLSLRSNTTVGYGSMNSEQPDSDASPMQTTVISQKRSYIAVGVLCYINLLNYMDRYTIAGVLLSIQNYFGISDSTSGLLQTVFICSFMFLAPVFGYLGDRYDRKLIMIAGLIVWIVTTLGSSFVQKTHFWVLVLTRALVGTGEASYSTIAPTIIGDLFTGTKRTLMISFFYIFIPVGSGLGYILGATIANATGDWRWALRVNPVLGGLGLLLLVFLIPNPPRGASDNQSGATMESTSYTEDVKYLLKNRSFVWSSLGVTAMAFVTGALAFWTPTFLSRAQVMQGLSPPCKEEPCKPLDSYIFGAITVVTGIVGVFLGTCISKQLRDRVPNADPLICAVGMLSSSPCFFIAIILAATSIPATYTFIAIGETLLSLNWAILADILLYVVVPTRRATAEALQIMVCHLLGDAGSPYLIGVISDALNKYSPESYSWDFRRLEYSILLCPFIGVLGGLFFLITSLYIKEDRKAAELLASGQAPEPPETSTVSVTF is encoded by the exons ATGACCTCCAACCAACACAGACCAAAAACCCCCTTGAGCCTCCGCTCAAACACAACGGTAGGTTATGGCTCCATGAACTCAGAGCAACCAGATAGTGATGCATCCCCCATGCAAACAACCGTCATCTCTCAGAAACGCTCCTACATCGCAGTGGGAGTGCTCTGCTATATTAATCTCCTCAACTATATGGACCGTTATACTATAGCAG GTGTGCTGCTTAGCATCCAGAATTACTTTGGAATCTCTGACAGCACATCTGGCCTCCTACAGACAG tttttatctGTAGTTTTATGTTCTTGGCGCCAGTTTTTGGTTACCTCGGAGATCGCTATGACAGGAAGCTTATCATGATCGCTGGGCTGATTGTGTGGATCGTCACAACATTAGGCAGCTCTTTTGTCCAAAAAACG CACTTCTGGGTTCTGGTGCTGACAAGGGCCTTGGTTGGGACAGGAGAAGCTAGTTACTCCACCATAGCTCCTACTATCATTGGTGACTTGTTCACTGGCACCAAGAGAACACTCATGATCTCCTTCTTCTACATCTTCATACCAGTCGGAAG TGGTCTTGGATATATTTTGGGGGCAACTATAGCTAATGCAACAGGGGATTGGCGCTGGGCCCTGAGG GTCAATCCAGTGCTGGGAGGGCTGGGTCTGCTACTTCTGGTGTTTCTGATTCCTAATCCTCCTCGTGGAGCCTCAGACAACCAAAGTGGAGCAACCATGGAAAGCACCTCTTATACTGAGGACGTCAAGTACCTCCTGAAGAA TCGGAGTTTTGTCTGGTCTTCTCTTGGTGTGACTGCTATGGCTTTTGTCACAGGGGCTCTGGCCTTCTGGACCCCCACCTTCCTCTCTCGTGCACAGGTTATGCAGGGTCTCAGTCCACCATGCAAAGAAGAGCCCTGTAAACCTTTAGACAG TTACATCTTTGGAGCTATCACAGTGGTGACAGGGATTGTTGGAGTGTTTCTGGGCACCTGCATATCAAAGCAGCTGAGAGACAGAGTGCCCAACGCGGACCCTCTCATCTGTGCTGTAGGCATGCTCAGTTCCTCCCCCTGCTTTTTTATTGCCATCATCCTGGCGGCCACCAGCATCCCAGCCACATAC ACATTCATTGCTATTGGAGAGACTTTGCTGTCCCTCAACTGGGCTATTCTGGCAGACATTCTGCTG tatgttgttGTGCCAACTAGAAGAGCAACAGCTGAGGCCTTACAGATTATGGTCTGTCATCTCCTTGGAGATGCAGGAAGTCCATACCTCATTGGTGTG aTCTCAGATGCTTTGAATAAGTACAGTCCAGAATCTTACAGCTGGGATTTCCGTAGACTGGAATATAGCATTCTTCTGTGTCCATTCATTGGGGTCCTGGGAGGCCTGTTTTTCCTAATAACCTCTCTTTATATCAAAGAGGACAGGAAAGCAGCAGAACTGCTGGCTTCAG GACAAGCTCCTGAACCACCAGAGACATCCACAGTCAGTGTGACCTTTTAA
- the ube2g1a gene encoding ubiquitin-conjugating enzyme E2 G1a isoform X1 gives MTEPQSALLLRRQLAELNKNPVEGFSAGLIDDNDLYRWEVLIIGPPDTLYEGGVFKAHLTFPKDYPLRPPKMKFITEIWHPNVDKNGDVCISILHEPGEDKYGYEKPEERWLPIHTVETIMISVISMLADPNGDSPANVDAAKEWREDRHGEFKRKVARCVRKSQETAFE, from the exons ATGACGGAGCCCCAGTCAGCACTGTTACTCAGGAGACAGCTAGCAG AACTGAATAAAAATCCTGTGGAAGGTTTCTCAGCCGGTTTGATAGATGATAATGACCTCTACAGATGGGAAGTGCTAATAATCGGCCCTCCTGATACACTTTa tGAGGGTGGTGTTTTTAAAGCCCATCTCACGTTTCCCAAAGACTATCCTCTCAGGCCTCCTAAAATGAAGTTCATAACAGAAATATGGCATCCAAATG TTGACAAAAATGGTGATGTTTGTATTTCGATATTACACGAGCCGGGGGAGGATAAATACGGCTATGAAAAACCAGAAGAGCGCTGGCTCCCCATTCACACCGTAGAGACCATCATGATTAGTGTCATCTCAATGCTTGCTGACCCCAATGGAGATTCCCCTGCCAATGTTGATGCAGCA AAAGAGTGGAGGGAAGACAGACATGGTGAATTCAAAAGAAAAGTTGCCCGTTGTGTAAGAAAGAGCCAAGAGACTGCCTTCGAGTGA
- the ube2g1a gene encoding ubiquitin-conjugating enzyme E2 G1a isoform X2, which produces MIGQIKIVITRRKELNKNPVEGFSAGLIDDNDLYRWEVLIIGPPDTLYEGGVFKAHLTFPKDYPLRPPKMKFITEIWHPNVDKNGDVCISILHEPGEDKYGYEKPEERWLPIHTVETIMISVISMLADPNGDSPANVDAAKEWREDRHGEFKRKVARCVRKSQETAFE; this is translated from the exons ATGATCGGTCAAATCAAAATTGTTATCACAAGGCGCAAAG AACTGAATAAAAATCCTGTGGAAGGTTTCTCAGCCGGTTTGATAGATGATAATGACCTCTACAGATGGGAAGTGCTAATAATCGGCCCTCCTGATACACTTTa tGAGGGTGGTGTTTTTAAAGCCCATCTCACGTTTCCCAAAGACTATCCTCTCAGGCCTCCTAAAATGAAGTTCATAACAGAAATATGGCATCCAAATG TTGACAAAAATGGTGATGTTTGTATTTCGATATTACACGAGCCGGGGGAGGATAAATACGGCTATGAAAAACCAGAAGAGCGCTGGCTCCCCATTCACACCGTAGAGACCATCATGATTAGTGTCATCTCAATGCTTGCTGACCCCAATGGAGATTCCCCTGCCAATGTTGATGCAGCA AAAGAGTGGAGGGAAGACAGACATGGTGAATTCAAAAGAAAAGTTGCCCGTTGTGTAAGAAAGAGCCAAGAGACTGCCTTCGAGTGA